In Chroicocephalus ridibundus chromosome 4, bChrRid1.1, whole genome shotgun sequence, one genomic interval encodes:
- the C4H14orf180 gene encoding nutritionally-regulated adipose and cardiac enriched protein homolog: MSQICPAPPSDPSAEELPTDDSSYPPSILRKRPPVDQAVGEKRKAERRVRFREPEEVIEHAISCYDYVVVDDRSSSGLPVLLWLAFCAVLILAVSLCYTSMKQDVKVLEEFQSRLVIFCLQIRHVAQKCWTWFMRQ, encoded by the exons ATGTCCCAAATATGTCCAGCCCCACCTTCTGATCCTAGTGCAGAGGAGCTGCCG ACAGATGACAGTAGCTATCCTCCTTCAATACTGAGGAAAAGGCCACCTGTGGACCaagctgtgggggaaaaaaggaaagcagagagaagggTTCGGTTTCGTGAGCCAGAAGAAGTCATTGAACATG cCATTTCCTGCTATGACTACGTAGTGG TAGATGACAGGTCATCATCTGGATTGCCTGTGCTCCTGTGGCTCGCATTTTGTGCTGTGCTGATCCTCGCTGTGAGTCTCTGCTACACCAGCATGAAGCAAGATGTCAAAGTCCTGGAGGAATTTCAATCCCGACTTGttatcttctgtcttcagatTAGACACGTTGCTCAGAAATGCTGGACTTGGTTTATGAGGCAGTAG